In Arvicanthis niloticus isolate mArvNil1 chromosome 10, mArvNil1.pat.X, whole genome shotgun sequence, a single genomic region encodes these proteins:
- the LOC117716454 gene encoding alpha-1,3-mannosyl-glycoprotein 4-beta-N-acetylglucosaminyltransferase-like protein MGAT4E, with product MRGRLWRCIRVLTSLVILGFFLHENIAAREEQQYNTLLSEKKKMIQQIAQEEISSEITNHLKYFTEMQKSAHVLQHATYTVLVGAALQAKRLLTVGISVQHKNRTYLLDTITSLFQASSEQDLEYMLILVLLSDTDPKWLNQTVANISGLFMPHIESGRLLVVHGLLGGSRAKSRNHTSPCGKLYSRQKTSFALLMNFALNLSEYFLLLGDNVQSTPRFLSDIFWVLEAWNQLPWVILDFSSMAISGKVFHTEDLSRLVSFLLLFPKDISTHLLLSEFRLLLSQNVPIRLNPSIFYRMTSDSEFEDTCFPVEQDKDLGEPDNPTATVFTDMLSLWNTHAPYAYILNGDSFWVLDALKHNYLLVVLDKPQKVIKVAVETGSNENKLNLLKYGQLLLGYSPMDYPKRCAHYNLVGPLVRGQLDQMVFYEEDSVKEISCIKLLVTASHDYPIKITQIKVWTEVEEEEY from the exons ATGCGAGGCCGCCTGTGGAGGTGCATCAGAGTCCTGACATCCCTAGTCATCCTGGGGTTCTTTCTTCATGAGAATATAGCAGCACGTGAGGAGCAGCAATATAACACATTGCTG agtgaaaagaagaaaatgatacagCAGATAGCTCAAGAGGAAATCAGCTCTGAAATCACGAACCATTTGAAATACTTCACAGAGATGCAGAAAAGCGCCCATGTTCTCCAGCATGCCACTTACACAGTTCTGGTGGGAGCCGCTCTCCAGGCAAAGA GGCTGCTGACAGTGGGGATCTCAGTGCAGCATAAAAACAGGACGTACCTCTTGGACACCATTACATCCTTATTCCAAGCTTCTTCAGAACAGGACCTGGAGTATATGCTGATATTGGTCCTCCTGTCAGATACTGACCCCAAATGGCTCAACCAAACAGTTGCTAACATTTCAGGTCTTTTCATGCCTCACATTGAATCTGGGAGGTTGCTGGTGGTCCATGGTCTGCTGGGTGGCTCCAGAGCAAAGAGCAGAAATCATACCTCCCCCTGTGGAAAACTATATTCTAGGCAGAAAACAAGTTTTGCCCTTCTTATGAATTTTGCCCTCAACCTCTCTGAATACTTCCTGTTGCTAGGGGATAATGTACAGAGCACCCCCAGGTTTCTATCTGACATCTTCTGGGTCTTGGAAGCCTGGAACCAGCTCCCTTGGGTGATCCTAGACTTCTCCAGCATGGCAATCTCTGGGAAGGTTTTCCATACTGAGGACCTCTCCCGCCTCGtctccttcctgctcctcttccccAAGGACATTTCCACTCACTTGCTTCTCTCTGAGTTCAGGCTTCTCTTATCTCAAAATGTCCCTATCCGCCTCAATCCCTCCATCTTCTACCGAATGACAAGTgactctgagtttgaagacaCATGCTTTCCTGTGGAGCAAGACAAAGACTTGGGCGAACCAGACAACCCCACTGCTACTGTCTTTACGGACATGCTCTCACTTTGGAATACGCATGCACCGTATGCCTACATTCTCAATGGTGACAGCTTCTGGGTCTTGGACGCTCTAAAACACAACTACTTGCTGGTGGTTCTAGATAAGCCACAAAAAGTCATCAAGGTAGCAGTGGAGACAGGCTCTAATGAGAATAAGTTGAACTTATTAAAATATGGGCAACTCTTGCTGGGCTACAGCCCCATGGATTACCCCAAACGCTGTGCTCATTATAACTTGGTAGGACCATTGGTGAGAGGTCAGTTGGATCAGATGGTATTCTATGAAGAAGATTCTGTGAAGGAGATTAGTTGTATAAAGTTGCTGGTGACAGCATCTCATGACTACCCCATCAAGATCACGCAGATCAAAGTCTGGACtgaagtggaggaagaagagtaTTAG